A region of the Leucobacter komagatae genome:
GAGGTGCGCACGCAGCAGGCATTGGCGTCTGCCGCGGAGGCAGAGCGCGAAGGTCTCGTCGAGGTGCTCCGCAACTCCGGCGGCGACCAGATCGAGCGTGCCGAGCGCGACCTCTCGATCGTTGAAAAGCAGCTCGAGACCGTCACGGCGACGCGTCGGCGCTTCGACGAGGCCATCTCGCCCATCGGGGAGGAAGCGGCGACCGAGAGGCAGTTCCGCCAGCTCATCGCCCGCGCCCAGGCGGCGCTCGCCGACCCGCAGGCAAAGGCAGGCGTTCGTGACGCCTACGCCGATGCCCGGGGCAAGACGAACGCGCTGCGCGAGCAGGTCTCCGACCTCGCAAAGGAGAGCGGCCGCGCCGAAGGGCTCAGAGGAAACATCCCCGGCCACCTCCACGAGGCGCGGGAGCTCCTCGCGAGCGCTGCCGGGATTCCGGTCGAAGATCTGCCGTTCGTCGGCGAGCTCATCGAGGTGCGCACGGAGTTCGAGCCCTGGCGGCAGGCGTTCAACCTTGCCCTCGGTGGCTTCGCGACGACGCTGCTCATTGACACAGCGAATCTCGGCAAGTTTCGGCAGGCGATCAACGATGTGCGCCTGCCCATGCGGCTGCGCTACGAGGGCGCGCACACCGACCGCGGGTGGCACGCGCGGCTCGACCCCGCGCTGCTGCCCGGCAGGCTTGAATTCCGCGACACCCCGTTCACGGGCTGGTTGATGGACAGGCTCGAGGAGCAGTTCGGGTTCGTCTGCGTCGACACGGCGGCCGGGCTCTCGGAGCACCGCATGGCGCTGAGCATCAGCGGCCAGATGTCGCAGGGCACGCGCGGCGCGCACGGCGGGCACGGGCGGGCCAACGTGCTCGGGTTCTCGAACCAGCGCCGCCTCGACGAGCTCGCGGGCCAGGCCGGCGACCTGTCGGCGCGGCTGACCGCCGCGACGAAGGCGGAGAAGGAAGCCGCTGCGGCGCTCGACGCGCTCGACGCGCGCTACGCCGCGTACGCGAAGATCAGCGACCTCACGTGGGATCAGGTCGACGTGGCGACGCTTGAGGAGCAGCGCGAGAAGTGGACGGCGCTCGTCGCCGAGCTTGTCTCGGGCAACCCGAAGCTTGAGCCACTCAAGGCGCAGATCGGTCAGCTCAAGCAGAAGCTCGCGGAGCTGCAGAAGGCGCTCGGTCGCGCCGAGGCCCGCCAGGAGAAGGTCGCCACAGACTGGGCGCACATCACCGACGAGGTCGACGAGGCGCAGCGCGCCGTTGACGACGCAGAGGACGCGGAGCGCACGCTCGACCCACAGCAGCTCGCCTACCTCGACGATCGCTTCGACAACCCAGCGGGCGCGCCAGCGCGAAGCAAGCTTGAGGCCCTCGCGCGGTTCGACGCCGCGCTCGATACGGCATCGAAGCTGCTGCGGGAGGATCAGGCCGCCGCGCAGCTCACGCTCGAGGAACAGCGGCTGCACCTGAAGCGCGCGCTCGAGTCGTTCCTCGAGAGCTGGCCCAACCCGAACCTCCGCGCCGACCCCGACTCGTCGCTGAAGGACTTCGAGCGCATCCTCGCTGAGCTCGAGACGAGCGGCCTGCACGAGCTCGAGACCGAGTGGAAGCACAGCCTGCTGAAGCTCTCGGGCAACGACCTCACCAACCTCGACTCGATGCTCAGCCGCGCGTTGCGCGAGATCAAGGAGCGGATCGAGCCGATCAACCGCATCATGCAAGACCTGCCGTTCTACGACGACAACCACCGGCTGCAGATCACGCCGCGCGAGAACCAGTCGGAGGCGCGCCGCCGCTTCCGGGCCGAGCTGCGCGAGGTGCGTTCGCTCATCAGCGACGCGAAAACGGATGAGGATC
Encoded here:
- a CDS encoding ATP-binding protein; its protein translation is MTMLDTLFGLIPAASRGQQWVADELQLVNWGGYDGAHRVKFSPNATLLCGGSGSGKSTLMDAYIALMMPHTTPFNGASNGGVAGRSRGEEQRNILSYGRGKLDESRTDEGTRVRVLRGDGEDTWTAIAATWEDHDGSKFTALRAWYIPASARIIEDTVRVRATIDGPFELGDLESAAIQRLSDAAVRTAGLETYSTDREFSAKIHSVLGIGASGAGAKAMSLLARIQAGQQITTVDELYKRMVLEEPETLATADAVVEHFDELEGTRMRMVTAQRQVRALRPIRDMRGRIVAAADQLRLIDDIGRFDDPDSLSALWRTGRRLELLRAVEAELQQDKAAADTEVRTQQALASAAEAEREGLVEVLRNSGGDQIERAERDLSIVEKQLETVTATRRRFDEAISPIGEEAATERQFRQLIARAQAALADPQAKAGVRDAYADARGKTNALREQVSDLAKESGRAEGLRGNIPGHLHEARELLASAAGIPVEDLPFVGELIEVRTEFEPWRQAFNLALGGFATTLLIDTANLGKFRQAINDVRLPMRLRYEGAHTDRGWHARLDPALLPGRLEFRDTPFTGWLMDRLEEQFGFVCVDTAAGLSEHRMALSISGQMSQGTRGAHGGHGRANVLGFSNQRRLDELAGQAGDLSARLTAATKAEKEAAAALDALDARYAAYAKISDLTWDQVDVATLEEQREKWTALVAELVSGNPKLEPLKAQIGQLKQKLAELQKALGRAEARQEKVATDWAHITDEVDEAQRAVDDAEDAERTLDPQQLAYLDDRFDNPAGAPARSKLEALARFDAALDTASKLLREDQAAAQLTLEEQRLHLKRALESFLESWPNPNLRADPDSSLKDFERILAELETSGLHELETEWKHSLLKLSGNDLTNLDSMLSRALREIKERIEPINRIMQDLPFYDDNHRLQITPRENQSEARRRFRAELREVRSLISDAKTDEDREQAYERMKKFIGRIRRTAPDFAELVDVRNHVRVSAEKVDAVTKEHAALYDHIGEKSGGESQELIAFIVGAALRYQLGDADAERPRYAPVFLDEALIKADAHFTKRAIGAWRGLGFQLVIGAPNDKYSAIEPHVDVEYDILKDTTGRSWAKPKVGLPEAR